From the Halodesulfovibrio sp. MK-HDV genome, the window CTAGTGAGCTCGAACCTGTCGACGTAGTTCTTCAAGACGGCACTGTGCTTTCAGCAGAAGCAATAATGGAAGCTATTGGCGACGATGGTTTTATTGATACAGCTGCAGGGTCTACCCCCTCTTCTCCGCAGGGTTCCGGCTCTTCAAATATTGAGGGCTTCGGCGAGGCTTTGGGCGGAATTGAGAATCAGGAAATTAACCACTCATACGACGATTCTAGTCGTGCCACTATTTCCTCTGATGAGACTGGAGCAGAGAACACTCCTGTTGTTGCTGTTGATGATAGTAGCAGCGTACTAGCCGAAGAACTTACAAATATTTTAGATGGTACAGCCAATCCTTCCGTTTCAGGGAATGTTCTTACTAACGACATTGACCCTGATGGCGACACCTTAAGCGTTACGGGTTCAACCTCTAATGCTCAGTACGGCACCTTCGTTATCAATAAAGATGGTACATGGACTTACACTCTGGATAACCAGAATGGAGACATCGTTGCCTTGGACGATGGTGAATCTCGTACTGATACCATTACCTACACAGTTTCCGATGGGCTTAGCTCAGATACTGCTACACTGACCGTAACAATTAACGGCACTAATGATGCGCCGACTGTTGTGGCAGATGCTGGCGAAGTTACTGCTGAAGAATACCATGATGTGAATGCGGGGCTTGTAGACGTTCCAACTGCATCCGGTAATGTGCTCAATAATGATTCAGACCTTGATATCGAAGCCATTTCGGTTCTTGACCCGGGAACATATGACGGATCCTACGGAACCCTTGTCATAACCGAAAGTGGTTCTTGGACATACACTCTTGATCATAACAATTCTGATGTGCAGGGCTTAAGCGAAGACAGTGATCCACTTCAAGAAACTTTCAAATATAGCGCAAGCGATGGAACAACTTCTACAGAATCTGAGCTCGTAATTGACGTGCATGGTACGAACGATGCACCGGAAGTATCAGCTGCAACCGTTGACGGCGTAACAGAATCCTTTGTTGGAAAAGACATAGTTACTGAGGTAACAGAACAGGCAGCTCGTACTCCTGAAGACGATGTTGAAGACATTGGCGGCGTCCTGACATTTACTGACGTAGATAACAACGATCATGGTAATGCAGAAGCTGCAGGTGGTCGTGATTTAACCTACAATTGGTCTGTTAACGGCGGTGACGATAGTGCTGTTAATTCAGATGGTCTCGCCGGTGAATACGGCTCCTTGACTTACGATGTAAGTACTGGTCGCTGGGATTACACATTAAATGACGCAGATGCTCAGCAGCTTGGCGAAGGCCAAAGCTTTAAAGAGATCTTTCATATTTCAGTCGATGACGGTCACGGCGGCACCGAGGTTCAGACCATTGAGGTGACCATAAACGGCACCAACGATGCTCCAGTTTTTGAAGGTGGACTCACCGGTTCAGTAACCGAGGACACCACCGTCACCGAAGCCGGCGTTGCAAATCAGCTTGTCACTGAAGGCCAGATTGTCACCAGCGACCTTGATACAGGCGAAGCCGCGGATCATACCTTCAGCTTTGCCGAAGGGCAGACCGGTGCAGGAACTTACGGTACTCTGGCTCTGAATGCAGACGGCAGCTGGAAATATGTTGCTGATAACGCAGGTGTGCAGGGTCTTGGCGAAGACGATACGCATGTTGAGAAATTCAATGTGCAGGTATCTGACGGTCACGGCGGCACCGAGGTTCAGACCATTGAGGTGACCATAAACGGCACCAACGATGCTCCAGTTTTCGAAGGTGGACTCACCGGTTCAGTAACCGAGGACACCACCGTTACCGAAGCCGGCGTTGCAAATCAGCT encodes:
- a CDS encoding VCBS domain-containing protein; this translates as MVAQIDNDKNIQVLKKPVAGEVREVVVGSELDVSFDFDLDSVQAAKDGDDLVLTFEDESVLKLLDFASELEPVDVVLQDGTVLSAEAIMEAIGDDGFIDTAAGSTPSSPQGSGSSNIEGFGEALGGIENQEINHSYDDSSRATISSDETGAENTPVVAVDDSSSVLAEELTNILDGTANPSVSGNVLTNDIDPDGDTLSVTGSTSNAQYGTFVINKDGTWTYTLDNQNGDIVALDDGESRTDTITYTVSDGLSSDTATLTVTINGTNDAPTVVADAGEVTAEEYHDVNAGLVDVPTASGNVLNNDSDLDIEAISVLDPGTYDGSYGTLVITESGSWTYTLDHNNSDVQGLSEDSDPLQETFKYSASDGTTSTESELVIDVHGTNDAPEVSAATVDGVTESFVGKDIVTEVTEQAARTPEDDVEDIGGVLTFTDVDNNDHGNAEAAGGRDLTYNWSVNGGDDSAVNSDGLAGEYGSLTYDVSTGRWDYTLNDADAQQLGEGQSFKEIFHISVDDGHGGTEVQTIEVTINGTNDAPVFEGGLTGSVTEDTTVTEAGVANQLVTEGQIVTSDLDTGEAADHTFSFAEGQTGAGTYGTLALNADGSWKYVADNAGVQGLGEDDTHVEKFNVQVSDGHGGTEVQTIEVTINGTNDAPVFEGGLTGSVTEDTTVTEAGVANQLVTEGQILTSDLDTGEAADHTFSFVEGQTGAGTYGTLALNADGSWKYVADNAGVQGLGEDDTHVEKFNVQVSDGHGGTEVQTIEVTINGTNDAPVFEGGLTGSVTEDTTVTEAGVANQLVTEGQILTSDLDTGEAADHTFSFVEGQTGAGTYGTLALNADGSWKYVADNAGVQGLGEDDTHVEKF